Below is a genomic region from Castanea sativa cultivar Marrone di Chiusa Pesio chromosome 2, ASM4071231v1.
ATGGTAacaattgaatatatatatatatatatatatatatatatttaaaagacaACATAAGCATAAGGTGAAGGGGTAAAAAAAGAAGGgagcaaattacaatttacccacTTATGGtttgatcaaaatttaaattgtttacttgtggtttaaaatttaacaCTTTACTCATCTGAGGTTAGTTCAATTATAATTCTGTAACATATCtctattaaaaaatgttatatgtGTCATTTTGCTCAATTTTTATgcctttcttcttcaaattggcaagatgtcaatttttttttatgaaagtaaagtgttaaattttaaattataagtagataacttaaattttagtcaaattattGATAAGCAGTGatttctctcaacaaaaaaaaaaaaaaaacaaaaacaaaaacaaaacaaacgaAAGCGCCGTTAATAGTTTAATACTAAAATATTGGGCCTTATCGCAATTTGCAAATCTACTTATTACGGATTTTGAAACGACACCCAGATTTTGAAACGTTCTGCAACTGCTCTGTAGCTCTCAGATCGGTGACTGAGTGAGAAAATGGGGAACTCTTCAAAGGACGACTCGGCCAGCGACGGCGACACCTCGAGCGGCGACACTCCTCCGTCCAAATCGAGCCTCTACTCCGAGGGCGAGAAGGTCCTCGCTTACCACGGCCCTCGTCTCTACGAAGCCAAGGCactcccttttccttttctctttgcCCTAGTTTTTTCgaattagaaaaacaaaaagataattttgagtttacttCGCTTAATTATGTGTATTTCTTTGCCCTGAATTTTATTGTTAGTTGTACTTCTGGTTTTATTTTGGCTAAAGAATGAGATGAGAGTGTTAATTGCTTCGAGCTTAAACAGCTAGGGTATTTGAACCGTTGGTGTGGTTTCTGAGaaaatttagagaaataatCCATATGTAGCTGAATGATTAACAATTTAAGGTTGTGGTTACTGGTTGATGagaaaattagggtttattgagtttcaaattgttttttcaAATGTGGGTTTTGCGACTTTAATTTGAATCTGCTTCTTAACTGGCTCTATTGGTCTCTGTGGTCTCAAATTTGCACAAAAACGAAGACGAGGCTCGGTTAGCATGAGTATTAATGTTTGGTATACTAAGGGTCAATTTAGATGTGCTTATTtggctgaaaactgaaaacaataaaaaataaaaaaatttactgttTGAGCTTTGGTTACTGTTCATAGGCCtgattgcactgttcatgttcatgaacagtgcaacAGGCGTtggacataaaaaaaaaaaggaccccAGATGCAGACGCTCCAAATGCAATCGCAAACCAAATGGAGCTTAATTAGGAAAGAAAAAGGTTTGGTTCCTGTATAATTGGTACtatgtaatttaaatttattgtcatGTTAGAATTAatcactctctccctctctttttactttaaaattaaaaaaaaaaaaaacttctgtGGTACTAGTCTAATGAACTGGATTTTTCGATGTTATAGGTCCAAAAGGCTGAACTTAGGAAGAAGGAATGGAGATACTTTGTTCACTACCTTGTAAGTTTGGCCTTTTCTTTCGTTTGATCTTTCCTGATTTCTTTATGGTTGCCTAGGGCATATAATGGCTTGTGatagaattaaattttaattcagGCAAATATGACTGCTTGGTTTAGCTGAAAATGTAGGGTGAATAAAGAATCATGTGATTATGGTAGTAAGTGACATAACTCTTGCTATTTTGCAGGGTTGGAACAAAAAGTGAGTATGTCTTCTGTTCTACCTACTTTATTACATTGTTTGATTTCGGATTTCAAAAGTAATGAGGTACATAAATTAGAATTTAGAGCAACGCTAATATATTGGAAACTCAACTATTTTGATCAACAAAAAGTTCCTGTGTTATTTTCTGGTACCAGGTAATCTGCAATTTGGATGTTGCTATTTGAAATGTGGTATATGAATTTCAAAGCATGTTATTTATAATTATGTCACCTAAGACACAATTATCAGAGTGGAAACGTCATaccatttgaaaataaatttaatgagaaGTAGATAAAAGGTTTGGTTTCATAAAAGTTTCACAATGCTGACATTGGAACTATTGAAGTTCAAACTGTTACTTAATCATTAAATTTACACTTAAGGattaaaattgaatatataCATTTTCAGTTGCAATGCATGAATGCTGCAAAAAGGATATTATatgttgtttttcttattttacttcCTATTTTCATcgcctttttgtttttgaagacACATAGAAATGCGGTTTATGGTTTACTAGAATACTGCTTGTATGATTTTAGTGGCTACCTACATAGATCATGAGCATATTTTATATACAACAGCCCACAAttcttcttaatatttttactGAATAACCTCTGATAATTTATCATATCTCTGTGAAAGGAACTTGgtcacttttattattttagctGGAAATGTCTGCTTCCATTAATAATTATGCCCCTTTTCAAAAAGGGAAACAGAAATCATTACAATGGCTTCGACATCTTTCCAACAGTTGGGACGAATGGGTAGGTGTGGACCGTCTGATGAAACATACTGAAGAGAATGTCCTGAAACAGCAGGCTCTTGACAAAAAACAGGGTGTAGACAAAAATGTAAAGTCAGGACGTTCGGCTCAGACTAAACCAAAAAGCTCTACAGGTTagctttattcttttttagatttGCATTAGTCTGTTAAAAGCTCAAGTAGCAGTTTCACTGAGCCTTCACTACCTTTGGACATtcatttgtgtttgtgtatatgcATTAGGCCCTTTAATTACCATATCTAATAATCACTTAATTGACCAGTAAGATtccttttttccccctaaatCTTTTGGGGGGAGGGAAGTGGGTAACACTCTTGTAATCATGTTAAGGAGAGTACACATAAAGGTTCTACCTGGTGATACTTCTTTCCCTTTTAAAACAATTAACCTGGACAAAGTGCATATAACACCTCCCCcccaacaccaacaacaaaagCACGCATATGCACCTGTCATCATATTCACTAGAAACTTACTGCACAAGCTCATTCCGTCTAGTCTTACCTTCCTATTATGGTAATACCTTATTTTATTACTCATATGGCTATTAATATAACTTATTATGCTTTTGAAATTGTAGATGCGAAAGTCGAGAAAGAAGACCTCAAGAATAATGGTATCCATTTATTCCACATCTCACTTCCTTTTCTCTTCttaaaattggttgtttttcattatttaattgaCTAACTATTCTTTATCATCAATATCATATGTATTGTTGCtactgctgttgttgttgttttctgtTATATGTTGGTTTTATACTTACTTTGTTTGGAGGTCCTATCAAACTGCTGTGAAATTAGGGCGGTTGTACTTTAAAAGTggaataaaatttgtttctattttctttctctcttttaagGTTGTAAAACTAAAAGTTCATGTGTTTGTGTAACATTTTTCTGCAACAGGAGGGATATTGAAAACTAGGCTTTCTGACCAGTTTAGTTAAGTCCCCTTTTACTGCTTacttaaaatagtaaaagataCTATCACTTGTACTCTATGTGATACTTTTTAACTAATCCCCTTCAAGATGGAGCATGGATATAATATTATGTTCACCAAGCCTTCTCAAGTTTCTTGGACTCAAGAAATTATGAGAATATGGGTTTTTCTCTCCTGGAACACTAAACAACTAGAAATTAATTGCTAATTGTTTATCAGTATTGGATGTCTatacaaaaaatagaagagtccaTGGGGACTTCATCCATGATGTCCACAAGGTGTTGAAAATTGGAATTAGTATTAGGAAACCTGTACTCCATATTGTCAGCTTTATTTATCTTGTGATAAATATATATTGGCCCCAAGGGAAGGAGGAAGTGGAGATTCAAACTAGCGACCTCCACTTCATGAGACGTTGTCTCCAGTTGTTTTAGAGCCCATCCATTCCatcaactttaattttttccattttctttaatGCCCTTGATCCCTCATTCATAGTCAAACCAAATTAGATTTCTCAACTTTTCATGGCTTCTCAAACTTGCCAATGAgctatagtttttatttttatttttttaatatatacaatAGTATTTGATCCTAGGGCATCATCTCTATGATGATTGTTCTTTATCTTCAAGTCAAgatatcaattggtttttggtgtaggcataATTCATACCCATGTCCCTTATTAAATGACAAGAGACTTTACATGTTGTGCTAGCTGGGACCCACTTCCGTATCTCTTAATAATGGGATGgcgggtgaggtcatgggttcaaaacCCACTAAGTGCGTGtgaaacttataaataaataaaaaaaattgcaaacacATCCCATTGCCATGTTTATTTGGGGAATTGGTGGAAGGATGAAAGTGGGGAGGAGGAGAGGGAAGAGATTGATGAAATCCCCTTGTTTGGTAGGGGGCAAAAAAGGGGAGGGAGGGGGAGGCCAAACCCTCCAGGCCTACGAAATCAATCCACCAAAAATTGGGCTGATTTGAGAAGCTATTAATGGGCTCTTAAGACAAATGTGTGAAATGTCATGTTTTTCTCACTTTAAACCATTTTAATCAGGGCATGCTGGTAAAAATACATcttcatgctctctctctctgtgttccCCCATCCCCCTTCTAGCAGATAGCATAATGAGAGGTGGGCTTCCCCCTCACTTTCCCTTCTCTGTTGCTCACTCCATCTCACTCAaacataatattatttttatttttttattctcaagtGATTTATTGTGAGTCATTGCAAAAAATATATGCTTGTAATCATTGAAAACTTGGTTTACTTAATGATTTAacatgttgaaatttttttgcagtGTCAAAAGGGAAGAAGCGAAAGAGTGAATCAGGCGTTGAGGTTTGGTTTGTATTATGGTCAAATATATTTCTTAAAGATTCTTGTTTTTCATATTCTGGATATTTTCAGAGGCATTGGTTCTCACATGCTCTATATCTCTGGGTTGCTCTGCTATTTCTAGTTTTCCTCCCTTCTGGTAGACTTACAGctaataattgtaatttttaggGCTGTAATGATTATGTAAATTGTTCGATAAGCTTTACTGGCACAGATTTCAAGCAAAAAATGAATAAGAAGAAATATAGAGATATGATTTCACTATTTGGAGATTGattgttctttttgtaattttttttttttttttttgcgtgaGGTATATGTATTTAATCTTTGAGTTGAGTTGACTTTGCTTGAGGTGAAACTGCCCATAAGATTATACATACACAAAGATGTTTCATAGTAATGTTAATTTCAGTtgctctttttgtttttgatgaaacTATCATAAATGCTAGACTAAATGTGGTTTCATGATTTTAAGAAGGACAATGTATCTCTGGAAAAGCTTGTCAAGATTCAAATTCCATCTACTCTAAGGAAGCAACTGGTTGATGATTGGGAGTTTGTTACTCAGCAGGACAAGGTAAGCTTGAAATGTTATTCAACACAATAGAAAAAAGGAACCTACAAAGTGTTGGAACACTTTTCTCCTATTATTACCGCAAGGATGCTtgaaaaataatcacatattTTTTTCAGCTGACACATTTTCCTACTAAATCCTAATTTAGTAATGTACTTGTATATTGGGAAAAGCATGTAATTCAGTAATATATTGAAGGAAAATTCTTTTTTCTGCAGCTTGTTAAACTTCCTCGTTCACCAACTGTTGATGACATTTTGACGAAGTACCTTGAGTACAGGGCAAAGAAGGATGGCATGTAAGATTTACTTAATTCCTGTTGGAATTGCTTGGTGTCTATCATAATTAAATCCATATTCTagattcttttccttttgtgtcTGTGGTTGTGATTTGAATTGTTGTCACTTCTATAATTTGTTTTGCAATGATAAATTAAGATGTTACTTTTTTCTTGCAACGTTGTtatgggtggggggggggggggggaattatTTGGTTGCTTGCTAGGATATCATTTTCTGGATTAACCCTGAGGGGTAGCACAATCGGTTAAGGAATATGCCTCATAAAGCAAAAGTCACTAGTTCAGATTTCACCTTCCcctctacttaaaaaaaaaaaaatttcaccttTCCCTTCCCTTAGGACCAACACACTCTCACGCGCACATGAAACGAATATCATTTGCTGATTTAAGTTCCAAATTGGGTGCTTATCAACAATATGGTATTTCATAGCATGCCTAAACTATTTTAAgtttctttatatttatatttaactaTCTAAAGTGAGACTTCTCTCATGTCTGACCTTAGTTTGAAGCAGGCTTGAAAAATCTAGTTGGTGTTGTATTTCATTTAGGTTGGCTCTCACAGTGTTACTTGCCCAAGTTGGGTTGAGCTGGGCCAATCTGCCCATGCTACAATACCAGTATCATCTTTTGAGTGACTCCTAGTTTGGGGGCCTATTGCAGCTGCATTCCTCTCATATCTATAAGGAAAATTGAGATCCAcattcagtttccacctctcatTTGCATCTGATAGGACAATATAAGATTTGAACaccaaagtttttaattttctcagTTTTTTGAAATCCTTGCCTTTGTAATAGGTCAATATTCTCTTTAACAATCTTCCTGCAGATTGTGATAATTTTCAAAGATGATGGAGCACTTGGAAGCACGAACACGGCAAAATGCCCAAAGTGTCTGTGTTGGTCACAGACCCTCCTGGGACACAGTTGCCCACAAGTTTGTGTAGTGtctggcaattttttttttataaatattttagacATGACTGGGACACAGTCCCAACATGGTCTCAACATGGAGGtgattttcaaagaaaattttctttttcatttatttgatCAATGAAGCACTAGGAAGCATGAACATGGCAAAATGCTTAGAGAGTCCATGTTGGTCACTGACATGCCTGGGACATGGTTGcttacaagtttttgtagtgtatttattgatttatttcagACATGGCTGGGACATGGTCCCCAACACAGaggagaaaaaattaattaaaaaaagtagaaaaagagATTTTTACAACCTAGCTCAATCTGATACCTCAATTAGGCTTTAAGGCTGTAAATTTTCTCAACCTTTCACTTTCTTGCTCTGAAACACTGGAGTTTgttatctctctatctctctctttttgagcTGCGCCTAGAGACTTCGGACTTGGCTCCTCAGTGCTCATCTTTGCTCACCGGTGCTACTCTGTCTGGTGTGATGCTGCTCTTCATCTGCTTATAGAAGTATTGCCGACCCTTAACACTGTCTCAACTTCAAGTtcattttttcccccaaaaaagtTTACCTCCAAACTGTCCCAACTCATAAAACCCTccatgtgtattatttaaacaagtctcATGATTTATTAAATAAGTCATGTGACTAATAGTGCATGTGGATGGTTTTACCAATCGCCACATAGCGGGTTGAAGGAAACTCCTCCAAATTGGTCTGGGGGAAAACTTTGCCtccatcttttttcttctttttgttttaacccTTTATTTCTATACTAGTCAAACACTCTCATGTCTCCCGATAGTGGCTGGCCAGTACCAAACTACACTATTAAGTCAGTAAATGCTGTTATTcttcttattctctttttttttttttttttccctcaagttgtctttcttttttccttctcacgaatagatattacaatttattgatgttttaaattaattttagatatgttttcaaagattttgatgggtgttatttattttcaaaacctaaaataaacataagatatgcttcaatatatatatatatatatatatatataaaatttaattgccATGTACACTGCCGTATATtgtctaaattttttaagaattgcCATGTCGACATGTCCCGTATAGTGTCATGTCCATGTCTGTGCTTAGATGGAGCTAAATGTGAAATATTCCCAAATAAAAATGGTTGCTGTGTCCTACTCCTTAAGTAGGGAGGTTAGCTTTTTATCATACATACATTCATGTTATGACATGCATCCAGGTTTGTATATAAGTTTCCACAACACTTGAAGTTATGATGATGCTCTACTTAATTTTGTACAAGTAGGCTCTattaaattcattttagaatcaaatCCCTGTCTGTTTGTATTACTTTAAGATGAAGGTTGGAACCTCCAGCAATACTGATAACGGTGGCATGGTCATTTTCTCTTAAATACAGGATGACTGATTCAATAGGAGAGATCTTGAAAGGAATAAGGTGTTACTTCGACAAAGCACTTCCAGTGATGCTCTTATACAAGAAGGAGCGCAAACAATATCATGAAGCAGTCGTGGATAATGTCTCTCCATCAACTGTTTATGGTGCTGAACATCTACTGCGCCTCTTTGGTATGTTTGTTAGAAAGGCTTTATATGTTCTGTCTGATGAGAACTGACGCAGCCTGCTTGGATTATGATGTTCTCTTGAGCATCTATGCCTTCATTCTTAATAAGCAATGGCATTTTATTATTAGAATAGATTACTGCATGCTCACAATGATGAACATACTGTAAcgtaaaagaatttaaaaaaaaaaatcatgcacaaAAGTTAAGTGATTCTGTGAAATCTAGAAGGGAGTTACAAATCGTAAGGCCCCACGCACGGGACCAATCATGCATAGTGCAAATCAGCAATGATTCCAACTGAGCCTTTGATCTTTCTATATCTTCAAAAATACAACTATTTCACTCCAAAGCAATAGCCTCATCAAACATAATGGGAAAAGGTTTCAAATATCCAAGGAGTGCTTCCTGTCCAAATTAAAGACCAGCCACCCTCCTTAGTAACACCCAATGAATCCCAAAGGCTCTAAATACTGGAGTCCATGAAACATACGCTACATCACAATGGATCAACAAATGATATATCATCCCTTCATAACATGGGCACATGCAACACCATCCCACTAAAGAAAAACCTCACTTGATTATCAAGTAAGAATCTTCCTCGAAGTTGCTGTTTAAACAAAGAATGAGACCTTCTTAGGCCTTAATACACCAAATACTCTTCCAGGGGATAGAGTTAGTTTAGTCAGTGTACCTTGGATAGTCTCATAATAGCCACCACTCCTTTTCAATCTCCATTTCATCTAGGAAAGAAATTACAGACCCCAATTCCCAACCATGAAAACCCTTTGTGAAATCTGACATTCCAGGTCCACCCTTTCCCACCTAACTGGCTATCCATTACTGAATGGACTGAGGCATTTTGGTTAACTGAGCAAGCATACAGGTTAGGATACAACTCTTTTAAGAGATTGATTTCCACGTCGTACATCATGCTAAAACCTTGTGTGATGTCCTCCACCTCGATAGACACACATGGATGGAACCTATCCCATCCTGCCCCAATACTCCACCAAAGGCTACAAGCAAGAGTACCTCTAACTGGGTTCGAAGTCCAAACGCGCCATTCCTATGCATACTTCATAGCTATGTGTCTTCATCAATGGATGACCTCAAATTTTATGCATTCAATATCTTTTGAATCAAATTCTGTCAATTCTGCTACAAATGGTTCTTGGACCAAATGGATGTCCTCCATGTAATGAGGGATGGGTGAGGTCATGGATTAAATCCTTGTGTCTTTTTGGGACAATagaaaattttctcattttccaCCTTGAAACAAGCATTTGTATCCAATTTTTGAATTACGCATTTTACATCAATCAGTTTcatataaattaaacaaataaccCTTCAAAGATGACACCTATTCCATTGAAACTAGATGTTCCAATGCTTCTTTTTCATatctttccttctctctcatCCTAAGACCCATCCCACCCCACCATATATCACTTGAGTCAAAGCCCGAGGGCAATTGTGATGCTGAATATCTGATTTGGATATTGTCTAAGTGTGTGTTGTGTgagtgtgatgagtcccacataggGCATTTATTGGGTgatctgggctttattaacaactacaaagaGCTTTAATTATAACTAGTCTTTTTGAGGTATAgtgcagatgtggctagcgcttttccttagGTTGTTACAACAATGCTTCTTTTTCAGGGACTACCGTATTTTTTTCATCTAGGGTGCATTTTCCCTAGATTCTTAATCACATTCTTGGTTGAATGACCAAATGTTCTCTTCTTTTTTGACATTTAAGCAATTGAATCCTACATTTAAGCAATTGAATCCTAGACTGTTGGAAGGATCAAATTCTTAACTAGTAGTTTAACTTGGAATTTTTTAATCCATTGATTTTCACACTCATAATtgagttagaatttctttttgaCCACGGGTACTGACAACACCTTGTTGAAATCCCTGCATATAGTCCATGTGAAAGGTTTCCTATTAAGGCTGTAAGCAAGTTGTTCATATTCGGACTCTTAATGGTTTAATCCTTGCATTGATAACTCAAAAGACTTTCAAAATCTCTATAAAAAAGTTTATgggtaaaacttaggtacagtttTTTAAGTGTGGAACTTAGGTTCcctaattaaatttaaccatGGGTTGCATTGGCCAATGAACtacatggttgaatttaattgtccttGAAAAGgacaactttatttttgttgtcaATACAACTATGTGGCTGCATTCAATTGGGGGAGCAGGAACCTAAGGTACGACACCTAAGAaactatacctaagttttgctcAAAGTACTCTGCCCACTCATGATTATATGCCTGTGGACTTGCCTCAGTTTTGTTTGAAAGgaaactttctttttaattttgcccTTGTTTTCCTG
It encodes:
- the LOC142626101 gene encoding protein MRG1 isoform X2; translated protein: MGNSSKDDSASDGDTSSGDTPPSKSSLYSEGEKVLAYHGPRLYEAKVQKAELRKKEWRYFVHYLKSLQWLRHLSNSWDEWVGVDRLMKHTEENVLKQQALDKKQGVDKNVKSGRSAQTKPKSSTDAKVEKEDLKNNVSKGKKRKSESGVEDNVSLEKLVKIQIPSTLRKQLVDDWEFVTQQDKLVKLPRSPTVDDILTKYLEYRAKKDGMMTDSIGEILKGIRCYFDKALPVMLLYKKERKQYHEAVVDNVSPSTVYGAEHLLRLFVKLPELLAFVNIEEETLTRLQQKVLDFLKFLQKNQSTFFLSAYDGSKVSEGKGKGKDD
- the LOC142626101 gene encoding protein MRG1 isoform X3; translated protein: MGNSSKDDSASDGDTSSGDTPPSKSSLYSEGEKVLAYHGPRLYEAKVQKAELRKKEWRYFVHYLGWNKNWDEWVGVDRLMKHTEENVLKQQALDKKQGVDKNVKSGRSAQTKPKSSTDAKVEKEDLKNNVSKGKKRKSESGVEKDNVSLEKLVKIQIPSTLRKQLVDDWEFVTQQDKLVKLPRSPTVDDILTKYLEYRAKKDGMMTDSIGEILKGIRCYFDKALPVMLLYKKERKQYHEAVVDNVSPSTVYGAEHLLRLFVKLPELLAFVNIEEETLTRLQQKVLDFLKFLQKNQSTFFLSAYDGSKVSEGKGKGKDD
- the LOC142626101 gene encoding protein MRG1 isoform X1 gives rise to the protein MGNSSKDDSASDGDTSSGDTPPSKSSLYSEGEKVLAYHGPRLYEAKVQKAELRKKEWRYFVHYLKSLQWLRHLSNSWDEWVGVDRLMKHTEENVLKQQALDKKQGVDKNVKSGRSAQTKPKSSTDAKVEKEDLKNNVSKGKKRKSESGVEKDNVSLEKLVKIQIPSTLRKQLVDDWEFVTQQDKLVKLPRSPTVDDILTKYLEYRAKKDGMMTDSIGEILKGIRCYFDKALPVMLLYKKERKQYHEAVVDNVSPSTVYGAEHLLRLFVKLPELLAFVNIEEETLTRLQQKVLDFLKFLQKNQSTFFLSAYDGSKVSEGKGKGKDD
- the LOC142626101 gene encoding protein MRG1 isoform X4, translating into MEILCSLPWLEQKVRKQKSLQWLRHLSNSWDEWVGVDRLMKHTEENVLKQQALDKKQGVDKNVKSGRSAQTKPKSSTDAKVEKEDLKNNVSKGKKRKSESGVEKDNVSLEKLVKIQIPSTLRKQLVDDWEFVTQQDKLVKLPRSPTVDDILTKYLEYRAKKDGMMTDSIGEILKGIRCYFDKALPVMLLYKKERKQYHEAVVDNVSPSTVYGAEHLLRLFVKLPELLAFVNIEEETLTRLQQKVLDFLKFLQKNQSTFFLSAYDGSKVSEGKGKGKDD
- the LOC142626101 gene encoding protein MRG1 isoform X5, with the translated sequence MEILCSLPWKQKSLQWLRHLSNSWDEWVGVDRLMKHTEENVLKQQALDKKQGVDKNVKSGRSAQTKPKSSTDAKVEKEDLKNNVSKGKKRKSESGVEKDNVSLEKLVKIQIPSTLRKQLVDDWEFVTQQDKLVKLPRSPTVDDILTKYLEYRAKKDGMMTDSIGEILKGIRCYFDKALPVMLLYKKERKQYHEAVVDNVSPSTVYGAEHLLRLFVKLPELLAFVNIEEETLTRLQQKVLDFLKFLQKNQSTFFLSAYDGSKVSEGKGKGKDD